The following are encoded in a window of Collinsella aerofaciens genomic DNA:
- a CDS encoding methylenetetrahydrofolate reductase produces MRVDEVFKQAASQGTAPVSFEMFPPKGELTLDTAREVAGNLCNLSPSFVSVTCSAGGSGNGAATAPIAHMITSEFDTPSVAHLTCVGRTHADIAAKIDEYRSAGVENVLALRGDLPAGATEDDKPASDYAYARDLIPELVDAGFCVGAAAYPEGHIACEDLNVSVEHLKQKQDAGASFFVTQLFFDNECFYRFRELADKAGITVPITAGIMPFMGKSQISRMVFMCGASLPSPVIKILAKYENDPESLQAAGVDYAARQLCDLKEHGAAGLHLYTMNRPAIAATIMERLG; encoded by the coding sequence ATGCGCGTCGACGAGGTTTTTAAGCAGGCAGCATCCCAAGGCACCGCGCCCGTTTCGTTTGAGATGTTCCCGCCCAAGGGCGAGCTGACCCTCGACACGGCTCGCGAAGTGGCAGGCAATCTGTGCAATCTTTCGCCGAGTTTTGTCTCGGTCACCTGCTCGGCCGGCGGTTCGGGCAACGGCGCCGCCACCGCCCCCATCGCACATATGATTACGAGCGAATTCGATACGCCCTCGGTGGCACACCTCACCTGCGTTGGCCGCACGCATGCCGATATTGCCGCCAAGATCGACGAGTACCGCTCCGCCGGTGTAGAAAATGTGCTGGCCCTGCGCGGTGATCTTCCCGCCGGCGCGACCGAGGACGACAAGCCCGCCTCGGACTACGCCTACGCCCGCGACCTCATCCCCGAGCTCGTCGACGCCGGCTTTTGTGTGGGCGCCGCAGCCTACCCCGAGGGCCACATTGCCTGCGAGGACCTCAACGTCTCGGTCGAACACCTCAAGCAAAAACAGGACGCCGGCGCGAGCTTCTTTGTGACGCAGCTCTTCTTTGATAACGAGTGCTTCTACCGTTTTCGCGAGCTTGCCGACAAGGCCGGTATCACCGTGCCCATTACCGCGGGCATCATGCCGTTTATGGGCAAGTCGCAGATCAGCCGCATGGTCTTTATGTGCGGCGCATCGCTGCCCTCCCCCGTCATCAAGATTCTCGCCAAGTACGAGAACGATCCCGAGAGCCTGCAGGCAGCCGGTGTAGATTATGCCGCCCGTCAGCTTTGCGACCTCAAGGAGCACGGCGCCGCCGGTCTGCACCTGTACACTATGAATCGTCCTGCGATCGCCGCAACCATTATGGAGCGCCTGGGGTAA
- a CDS encoding glutamine synthetase III, which translates to MAELTDRFGTMVFSEEVMKDYLPKDIWKRLAATLEDGEPLDLDVANAVAHAMKVWAISKGATHYAHWFQPLSGITSEKHDSFLEPNHDGTAITKFTGKNLIQGEPDASSFPNGGLRATFEARGYTAWDPTSPAFIKDDVLCIPTAFCSYTGEALDKKTPLLRSMTALSRESKRVLALFGKSPKKVVPSVGDEQEYFLIKKDAYRKRKDLVITGRTLFGAAPCKGQELEEHYFGAIRPTVSSYMKDLDNELWALGIPAKTKHNEVAPCQHELAPVYGEVNEAIDQNLVMMEKMKLIASRHDLVCLLHEKPFEGINGSGKHNNWSLGTESENLLDPGDTPLDNLQFIVFLTAVIEAVDNYQELLRASVASAGNDHRLGANEAPPAIMSIFLGDQLTEVVEKIIDGKASVHATRGVLDLGADTLPKLMQDNTDRNRTSPFAFTGNKFEFRACGSEQNVSDSNLVLDAAVAKSLKSFADALEGTPEDKFQDAALEYCKKVLTDHQRILFSGDGYSDEWPIEAEKRGLANNKTTADALPAFVSDKAIALFEETGVLTRAEAQCRYDCKLEKYNKLMNIEATTMIREARRTYRPVITAYATKVAKGLETIRAAGADAAMQCEQNTLNKLCNGITAINDSIKALDAVHQKAETLDGQEQANVYAHEVVPAMDTLRAAVDAMEEIVAADYWPVPTYDDILFYV; encoded by the coding sequence ATGGCCGAACTTACTGACCGCTTCGGAACCATGGTGTTCTCTGAGGAAGTCATGAAGGACTACCTCCCCAAGGACATTTGGAAGCGCCTTGCTGCAACCCTCGAGGACGGTGAGCCGCTCGACCTGGACGTGGCCAACGCCGTCGCTCACGCCATGAAGGTCTGGGCCATCTCCAAGGGCGCTACGCACTATGCGCACTGGTTCCAGCCACTTTCGGGCATCACTTCCGAGAAGCACGACAGCTTCCTCGAGCCCAACCACGACGGCACCGCCATTACCAAGTTTACGGGCAAGAACCTCATCCAGGGCGAGCCGGACGCCTCCAGCTTCCCCAACGGCGGCCTGCGTGCCACCTTCGAGGCCCGTGGCTACACCGCTTGGGATCCCACCAGCCCCGCCTTTATCAAGGACGACGTCCTGTGCATCCCCACGGCCTTCTGCTCCTACACGGGCGAGGCCCTGGACAAGAAGACCCCGCTGCTGCGCTCCATGACCGCGCTCTCGCGTGAGTCCAAGCGCGTTTTGGCATTGTTTGGCAAGAGCCCCAAGAAGGTCGTTCCTTCCGTAGGCGACGAGCAGGAGTACTTCCTGATCAAGAAGGACGCCTACCGCAAGCGCAAGGACCTGGTCATCACCGGCCGCACGCTCTTTGGCGCCGCTCCCTGCAAGGGCCAGGAGCTCGAGGAGCACTACTTTGGCGCAATCCGCCCCACCGTCTCGTCCTATATGAAGGACCTGGACAACGAGCTGTGGGCGCTCGGCATTCCCGCCAAGACCAAGCACAACGAGGTTGCCCCCTGCCAGCATGAGCTCGCCCCCGTCTATGGCGAGGTCAACGAGGCCATCGACCAGAACCTGGTCATGATGGAGAAGATGAAGCTCATCGCCTCCCGCCACGATCTGGTCTGCCTGCTGCACGAGAAGCCGTTCGAGGGTATCAACGGTTCGGGCAAGCACAACAACTGGTCGCTTGGCACCGAGTCCGAGAATCTGCTCGATCCGGGCGACACCCCGCTCGACAACCTGCAGTTCATCGTCTTCCTCACTGCGGTGATCGAGGCCGTCGATAACTATCAGGAGCTCCTGCGTGCTTCCGTCGCCTCGGCCGGCAACGACCATCGTCTGGGCGCCAACGAGGCTCCTCCGGCGATTATGTCCATCTTCCTGGGCGACCAGCTTACCGAGGTCGTCGAGAAGATCATCGATGGCAAGGCTTCCGTCCATGCCACGCGCGGCGTGCTCGACCTGGGCGCCGATACCCTGCCCAAGCTGATGCAGGACAACACCGATCGCAACCGCACCTCCCCGTTCGCCTTCACCGGCAACAAGTTCGAGTTCCGTGCCTGCGGCTCCGAGCAGAACGTCTCCGACTCCAACCTGGTGCTCGATGCCGCCGTGGCCAAGTCGCTCAAGTCCTTCGCCGACGCACTCGAGGGTACGCCCGAGGATAAGTTCCAGGACGCCGCGCTTGAGTACTGCAAGAAGGTGCTGACCGATCACCAGCGCATCCTGTTCTCCGGCGACGGTTACTCCGACGAGTGGCCCATCGAGGCCGAGAAGCGCGGCCTTGCCAACAACAAGACCACGGCCGACGCTCTGCCTGCCTTTGTTTCCGATAAGGCCATCGCGCTCTTTGAGGAGACGGGCGTTCTGACCCGCGCCGAGGCCCAGTGCCGCTACGACTGCAAGCTCGAGAAGTACAACAAGCTCATGAACATCGAGGCTACCACGATGATTCGCGAGGCACGTCGTACCTATCGCCCGGTCATCACCGCCTATGCCACCAAGGTCGCTAAGGGTCTGGAGACAATCCGCGCCGCCGGTGCTGACGCTGCCATGCAGTGCGAGCAGAACACGCTCAACAAGCTCTGCAACGGCATCACCGCCATCAACGATTCCATCAAGGCTCTCGATGCCGTACACCAGAAGGCCGAGACCCTCGATGGCCAGGAGCAGGCCAACGTGTACGCGCACGAGGTTGTTCCCGCTATGGATACGCTGCGTGCCGCCGTGGACGCCATGGAGGAGATCGTGGCCGCCGACTACTGGCCGGTTCCGACCTACGATGACATTCTGTTCTACGTGTAG
- a CDS encoding GntR family transcriptional regulator, giving the protein MARILYSEIYRSLRERIVEGKHPVGSLLPSEQNLSKEFSCSRMTVRKAISLLANEGLVQSIKGKGVLVIETSVAGTSKEGAFTVSGLCSFSESAHAIGAIPTSKIVYFEHVSTNKCLAQLTGFPEGEDLTHLKLVRMLDDKPVAVDRHYFLTSSVPGLNEQNATLSLFHYIEDELGLTIAVSKRTITLAQPDAEDCRLLGVDSSSYLAVVTSQTFDSTGTQFEYIEARYIPSIFHFHDTATRTPLP; this is encoded by the coding sequence TTGGCAAGGATCCTGTACAGTGAAATTTACCGCAGCCTTCGAGAGCGGATTGTCGAAGGCAAGCATCCCGTGGGATCGCTCCTTCCTTCCGAACAAAATCTTTCCAAAGAGTTCTCCTGCTCTCGAATGACGGTGCGCAAGGCTATCTCGCTTCTCGCAAATGAAGGTCTAGTTCAGTCCATTAAAGGCAAGGGAGTCCTCGTAATCGAGACGTCAGTTGCAGGCACCAGCAAAGAGGGCGCATTCACCGTAAGCGGCCTTTGTTCGTTCAGCGAATCGGCACACGCGATCGGAGCAATCCCAACGTCAAAAATCGTCTATTTCGAACACGTAAGCACCAATAAGTGTCTAGCTCAGTTGACGGGATTTCCCGAAGGAGAAGACCTTACGCATTTGAAGCTCGTCCGCATGCTCGACGATAAACCGGTCGCTGTCGACCGCCACTACTTCCTAACTTCCTCCGTCCCCGGCTTAAACGAGCAGAATGCCACCCTGTCGCTCTTCCATTACATCGAGGATGAGCTAGGGCTCACCATTGCCGTGAGCAAACGAACGATAACACTCGCCCAGCCCGACGCTGAGGACTGCCGGTTGCTTGGCGTCGATTCTTCTTCGTATCTGGCAGTCGTAACCAGCCAGACATTCGACTCAACCGGAACTCAATTTGAGTACATCGAGGCACGTTATATTCCAAGCATTTTTCATTTTCATGACACGGCAACGCGCACGCCCTTACCCTAG
- a CDS encoding 6-phospho-alpha-glucosidase: MAKQSYAVTIAGGGSTYTPGVVLTLLAKRDVFPINRITLYDNDAERQGTIAKACAIYIRENAPEVAFSYTTDPEEAFTGIDFVLAQIRVGKYAMRDKDEKIPLRYGVLGQETCGPGGIAYGLRSIGGVLEILDYMEKYSPNAWMLNYSNPAAIVAEATRRLRPDSRIINICDMPIALMDIMAQMCGLKDHNDLVVGYYGLNHFGWWTKIHDRAGNDLMPTIKAQMAKNGYAGEDSGLEFVDASWDQTFRKAKDVYALDPNTIPNTYLKYYLFPDYVVEHTDPNHTRTDEVREGREKRVFGTARQIIEKGTSEGFGLKPDTHAEYIVDLARALAENTRERFSLIVPNDGAVSNFDPTAMVEIPCIVGSDGYEKICQGEIPQFQKGLMEEQVSVEKLAVSAWVDHSYQELWQALTLSKTVPSASVAKKILDDLIEANKEFWPELH, from the coding sequence ATGGCAAAACAGAGCTATGCGGTTACTATCGCGGGAGGCGGGAGCACTTATACGCCGGGCGTTGTTCTGACACTTCTCGCGAAGCGCGATGTGTTCCCTATCAATAGGATTACGCTCTATGACAACGATGCCGAGCGTCAGGGGACAATTGCCAAGGCATGTGCCATCTACATCAGGGAGAATGCTCCAGAGGTAGCCTTCAGCTATACGACCGACCCTGAGGAGGCCTTCACAGGCATCGACTTTGTACTTGCCCAGATTCGCGTTGGCAAGTACGCCATGCGCGATAAGGACGAGAAGATCCCCCTGCGCTATGGCGTTCTTGGCCAAGAGACCTGCGGTCCTGGTGGCATTGCTTATGGCTTGCGCTCCATTGGCGGCGTACTCGAGATCCTTGACTACATGGAGAAATACAGTCCCAACGCATGGATGCTCAACTACTCCAACCCCGCGGCGATCGTTGCTGAGGCGACACGCCGTCTTCGCCCGGATTCAAGGATCATCAACATCTGCGACATGCCAATAGCCCTGATGGATATCATGGCTCAGATGTGTGGTCTCAAGGACCACAACGACCTCGTCGTCGGCTACTACGGTCTCAATCACTTTGGCTGGTGGACAAAGATTCACGACCGTGCTGGCAATGACCTTATGCCCACTATCAAGGCCCAAATGGCTAAAAACGGTTATGCCGGCGAGGATTCCGGCCTTGAATTCGTCGATGCGTCTTGGGACCAGACGTTCCGTAAGGCTAAGGATGTTTACGCGCTCGATCCGAATACCATCCCGAACACCTACCTCAAGTACTATCTCTTCCCGGACTATGTGGTTGAGCACACCGACCCCAACCACACCCGCACCGACGAGGTCCGTGAGGGTCGCGAGAAACGCGTCTTCGGCACCGCCCGCCAGATTATCGAAAAGGGTACGTCTGAGGGTTTCGGCCTTAAGCCAGATACCCACGCTGAGTACATTGTCGATCTTGCTCGCGCTTTGGCAGAGAACACCCGTGAACGTTTCTCGCTGATTGTTCCCAACGACGGGGCTGTGTCCAATTTTGACCCAACGGCTATGGTCGAGATCCCCTGCATCGTCGGCAGCGACGGCTACGAGAAAATTTGCCAAGGTGAGATCCCGCAATTCCAGAAAGGACTTATGGAGGAACAGGTCTCGGTCGAAAAGCTTGCAGTGTCTGCTTGGGTCGACCATTCCTATCAGGAGCTTTGGCAGGCGCTGACGCTTTCGAAGACGGTCCCCTCTGCCTCCGTTGCAAAGAAGATCCTTGACGATCTCATCGAGGCGAATAAGGAGTTCTGGCCAGAACTCCACTAG
- a CDS encoding PTS transporter subunit EIIC, which yields MSESKELANRKLGEDVVGLVGGKENILSISHCMTRLRFKLRDDAKADTKAIESHKGVIQVINANGQYQVVVGINVIEDVYDAAVAASGVEGLGEVNLDGEPVKKGNVVSALIDTISGVIQSILAVLCAAGMIKGVLSILVALGWITATDGLYQILYAAGDGFFYFLPIILGYTAAKKFGCSEFVGMTLGIALTYPAMVNITSGDVLGTVLAGTPFAMNYYTTFLGIPVIMPSSGYTSSVIPIIISVWFAAKLEKWCRKHFSEYVKFFFVPTCVLVVMVPATYLIIGPIATLITNLMSLLFNSLYSLPVIGGALGGIVLTAIWQPMVIFGFHWSVIALMLVNIASQGWDIVMAPYMVCSYAQSLAVLAILLKTKDVKLKQLAWPAFISGFFFGITEPCIYGVTLPRKKPFIMSCIASVPGGLIIGALGTKMFAFTGGGFCAFPGFIDPSGAMGANYLIYVIIAIVVSSVISFLLTYATYKEDVPAVEAAK from the coding sequence ATGAGCGAAAGCAAAGAGCTTGCAAATCGCAAGCTCGGCGAGGACGTAGTTGGCCTCGTCGGCGGTAAGGAAAACATCCTGAGCATCTCGCACTGCATGACGCGTCTACGTTTCAAGCTGCGAGACGATGCGAAGGCCGATACTAAGGCAATTGAATCTCATAAAGGCGTCATTCAGGTAATCAACGCGAATGGCCAGTATCAGGTTGTTGTCGGCATCAATGTGATTGAGGATGTTTACGATGCCGCGGTTGCCGCTTCTGGTGTCGAGGGGCTGGGCGAGGTTAATCTTGATGGTGAGCCCGTCAAGAAAGGAAACGTTGTTAGTGCCCTTATCGATACTATTTCAGGCGTAATCCAGTCGATTCTTGCGGTGCTGTGTGCTGCGGGCATGATCAAGGGTGTTTTGAGTATTCTCGTCGCCCTTGGATGGATTACGGCGACAGATGGCTTGTACCAGATTCTATATGCGGCTGGTGACGGCTTCTTCTACTTCCTGCCGATTATCCTTGGCTATACCGCGGCAAAGAAGTTTGGCTGCAGCGAGTTCGTTGGCATGACGCTCGGTATCGCACTTACGTATCCGGCGATGGTCAATATCACATCGGGTGATGTCTTGGGAACGGTGCTTGCCGGCACTCCCTTTGCCATGAACTATTACACGACATTCCTCGGCATACCCGTCATCATGCCGTCTTCGGGTTATACGAGCTCTGTCATTCCGATTATCATCTCTGTTTGGTTCGCGGCAAAGCTGGAGAAGTGGTGCCGCAAGCATTTCTCTGAGTATGTAAAGTTCTTCTTTGTGCCTACGTGCGTGCTCGTTGTGATGGTCCCCGCTACCTATTTGATTATTGGCCCGATTGCCACCCTGATTACGAACCTCATGAGCCTGCTGTTTAACTCCCTCTACAGCTTGCCTGTCATCGGCGGCGCGCTCGGCGGCATCGTGCTTACTGCCATTTGGCAGCCTATGGTCATCTTCGGCTTCCACTGGAGTGTCATTGCTCTCATGCTTGTGAACATTGCCTCCCAGGGCTGGGATATTGTCATGGCGCCGTACATGGTTTGCTCGTACGCTCAGTCCCTTGCCGTCCTCGCTATCCTTCTGAAGACTAAGGACGTAAAGCTCAAGCAGCTTGCATGGCCGGCGTTCATCTCGGGCTTCTTCTTTGGCATCACCGAACCCTGCATCTACGGCGTGACCCTTCCGCGCAAGAAGCCTTTTATCATGAGCTGCATCGCCTCTGTGCCCGGCGGCCTAATCATCGGCGCTCTTGGCACCAAGATGTTCGCCTTCACCGGCGGCGGCTTCTGCGCCTTCCCGGGCTTCATTGACCCGTCCGGTGCAATGGGCGCGAACTACCTGATTTACGTAATCATAGCCATTGTGGTTTCCAGTGTGATTTCGTTCCTGCTTACGTATGCGACGTACAAGGAGGACGTGCCGGCGGTAGAGGCTGCAAAGTAG
- a CDS encoding serine hydrolase domain-containing protein, with translation MEVRSVVVRQDGEVVFEHAAAPFALEHVHPLYSVTKSFTSVAVGMLVNEGRLSLADRWISYFPEYEGEIADERFRNVTVRNLLTMTMGQESDLSYIGAGDDWAHEVLHREFDWKPGEVFHYDSLCSHLLSMLVQRISGTKESDYLAERLFTPLGIRSWWWEEDQAGHTTGGFGLHLSTPDLAKFGQCLLDGGKWCGEQIIPAEWVAEATKIQVETSPFYPSEATEDSNGYGYQFWMCRRGGFRCSGLFGQLCYIRPTDGLVIACSSSTTGSKALLDPLYEVLFKEFSVRETVASERDFDSIPVPVGLASGGRLSSLRLEGIHHCIFGDFEEIDIRFHENELDLSLLRDGREYGVKAGFESWVCKSGDGAGVGDLFPFVTHEAEKDDAPVWDVRKLFAAYAWTSPTNLQIETRELDYTRRCFIDVRIGGLYAVCRVRVEGMCCFPASSELTAILKLG, from the coding sequence GTGGAAGTCCGCTCGGTCGTGGTTCGACAAGATGGTGAAGTCGTCTTTGAGCATGCGGCTGCGCCGTTCGCCCTCGAACACGTTCACCCGCTCTACTCTGTGACTAAGTCCTTTACCTCGGTCGCTGTCGGGATGTTGGTGAATGAAGGGCGGCTGTCGCTGGCTGATCGCTGGATTTCATACTTCCCGGAATATGAAGGCGAGATCGCGGATGAGCGCTTTCGTAATGTGACGGTTCGCAATTTGCTGACTATGACGATGGGGCAGGAGAGTGACCTTTCGTATATTGGCGCGGGAGACGACTGGGCACATGAGGTTCTTCATCGTGAGTTTGACTGGAAGCCGGGCGAGGTCTTTCACTACGATTCGCTGTGTTCACATTTATTGAGCATGCTCGTGCAACGCATAAGTGGAACGAAAGAATCCGATTATCTCGCCGAACGTTTGTTTACGCCGTTAGGCATTAGAAGTTGGTGGTGGGAAGAGGATCAAGCCGGTCATACGACCGGAGGTTTTGGTCTTCACCTTTCGACACCGGATTTGGCTAAGTTTGGTCAATGTTTGCTGGATGGCGGCAAGTGGTGTGGGGAACAGATCATTCCCGCGGAATGGGTTGCCGAGGCGACGAAGATTCAGGTGGAAACGAGCCCCTTTTATCCGTCTGAGGCGACTGAAGACAGCAATGGCTATGGATACCAGTTCTGGATGTGCCGGCGCGGCGGATTCAGATGCTCTGGCCTTTTTGGGCAGCTGTGCTACATACGGCCCACAGATGGCCTTGTCATCGCTTGCTCGAGTTCCACGACAGGAAGTAAGGCGCTGCTTGATCCGCTGTATGAGGTATTGTTCAAAGAGTTTAGTGTTCGGGAAACGGTGGCTTCCGAACGTGACTTCGATAGCATTCCCGTGCCAGTTGGGTTGGCTTCTGGCGGACGTTTGAGTTCATTACGCCTTGAGGGCATTCATCATTGCATTTTCGGGGATTTTGAAGAGATCGATATTCGATTTCATGAGAATGAGCTGGATTTGTCTCTGTTGCGCGATGGTCGCGAGTACGGTGTGAAGGCTGGCTTCGAGTCTTGGGTTTGCAAATCGGGTGATGGGGCCGGAGTCGGAGACCTCTTTCCCTTTGTGACTCATGAAGCTGAGAAGGACGATGCACCCGTATGGGACGTTCGCAAGCTGTTTGCAGCGTATGCCTGGACTTCGCCAACGAATTTACAAATCGAGACCAGGGAGCTGGACTACACTCGGCGCTGCTTTATCGATGTACGGATCGGAGGTCTATATGCTGTGTGCAGAGTACGGGTCGAGGGAATGTGTTGTTTTCCGGCATCCTCGGAACTCACAGCGATTTTGAAGTTGGGGTAA
- a CDS encoding helix-turn-helix domain-containing protein, with product MRVDLRVKHDIEARKAAIGLFELGHGYKSAAIALSLPVEAVRRWQEIYRAFGSEVLLRMDGKQGRYTYEQKVAAASAVVDGGMTKTEAMAAFGIMSMSPLKKWCALYRRGGAEALRPRPKGRPSGSKARPRTREEELEERCRRLEAEVAYLKKLRALVERDGL from the coding sequence ATGCGCGTTGATTTGAGAGTGAAGCATGATATCGAGGCCAGGAAGGCGGCCATAGGGCTCTTCGAGCTCGGGCACGGGTATAAATCTGCCGCGATCGCCCTTTCGCTTCCCGTGGAAGCCGTGAGAAGATGGCAGGAGATATACCGCGCATTCGGGAGCGAGGTGCTGCTGCGCATGGACGGAAAGCAGGGCAGGTACACATACGAGCAGAAGGTCGCCGCCGCCTCCGCCGTCGTCGACGGCGGCATGACGAAGACCGAGGCGATGGCGGCGTTCGGCATAATGTCGATGTCGCCGCTCAAGAAGTGGTGCGCGCTATACCGCCGGGGCGGCGCGGAGGCCCTGCGCCCGAGGCCCAAGGGCCGGCCGAGCGGTTCCAAGGCGAGGCCGCGGACCCGCGAGGAGGAGCTCGAGGAGCGGTGCCGTAGGCTCGAGGCCGAGGTGGCCTACCTAAAAAAATTACGCGCCCTGGTCGAGAGGGACGGGCTCTGA
- a CDS encoding IS3 family transposase, with protein MRAEGHALGHLLACAELKRSTYYYALAHPPRPTRPELWEAAAEIFSRTANGCGHRQIAMCLRAEEGTVIADKTVLKMMREMGIRCGIRRETAYHRYNSYRGVVGRTFENVIARDFDAGAPWRKLGTDVTEFKVAGGKAYWAPTLDFCTKEIVASDISTTPDMAQQVRMLDELLSKIPEGAAPTMHSDRGWQYQHASYTSRLEAAGIVQSMSRKANCIDNAATEQLFGHVKDEFYRGREWETFEDFKRDLEEYIVHWNTSRRQVRLKGLTPEEFRNQALAA; from the coding sequence CTGCGCGCCGAGGGGCACGCGCTCGGGCACCTGCTCGCATGCGCCGAGCTCAAGCGGTCGACCTACTACTACGCCCTCGCGCACCCGCCGAGGCCCACGCGCCCCGAGCTCTGGGAGGCGGCCGCCGAGATCTTCTCGCGCACCGCCAACGGCTGCGGGCACCGGCAGATAGCGATGTGCCTCAGGGCGGAAGAGGGGACCGTGATAGCCGACAAGACCGTGCTCAAGATGATGCGCGAGATGGGGATTCGCTGCGGTATCAGACGCGAGACGGCCTACCACAGGTACAACTCGTACAGGGGCGTCGTCGGCAGGACGTTCGAGAACGTGATCGCGAGGGATTTCGACGCCGGGGCCCCGTGGCGGAAGCTGGGAACGGACGTCACCGAGTTCAAGGTGGCGGGCGGCAAGGCCTACTGGGCCCCGACGCTGGACTTCTGCACCAAGGAGATCGTGGCGAGCGACATATCGACCACGCCCGACATGGCCCAGCAGGTCAGGATGCTCGACGAGCTGCTGTCCAAGATCCCCGAGGGCGCCGCCCCGACCATGCACTCGGACCGGGGCTGGCAGTACCAGCACGCCTCGTACACATCCAGGCTCGAGGCCGCCGGCATCGTCCAGAGCATGTCCAGGAAGGCGAACTGCATCGACAACGCCGCCACCGAGCAGCTCTTCGGCCACGTCAAGGACGAGTTCTACCGGGGCCGCGAGTGGGAGACGTTCGAGGATTTCAAACGCGACCTGGAGGAATACATAGTCCACTGGAACACGAGCCGGAGGCAGGTAAGATTGAAGGGCCTGACCCCGGAGGAGTTCCGGAATCAGGCCCTCGCGGCCTAG